One part of the Acetoanaerobium sticklandii genome encodes these proteins:
- a CDS encoding DUF1343 domain-containing protein, whose product MTLAMGSLAFSNPITEDEYSYLREVLLSLNDTQATNPIAEAPAQNVVPYYQTVLGNERLLSEYSHLIDGKRVGIVTNHTGVNSKLERTVDVLSAYPKISLTSIYSPEHGLDGTVAAGKYVESYTDAKLNLPVYSLYGKTRKPSPEMLTNVDVLVFDMQDIGSRTYTYMSTLNYCMIAAKENNKTLIVLDRPNPVGGLNVEGYVLEDKYKTFVGVDNMPMAHGMTAAELAQFFNRNIGCKLEIVPMKNYTRAMVWQDTGLPFVQTSPNIPNIESAFAYMATGIGDGTGLGQGDKFTWVGGKGFNSQTLANALNAYKLPGIVFVPEDKGDKGGVKLQVTDYHSFNPAKTGVYILATANLQKKLTVPVEKNGVIPMFEKNMGGSRFGQDLLNNRSPDQIVKSYSNEVENFKNLRKQYLIYN is encoded by the coding sequence ATGACTCTAGCTATGGGAAGCTTAGCATTTTCAAATCCCATCACAGAAGATGAATACAGCTATCTAAGAGAAGTTCTATTATCTCTTAATGATACACAAGCTACTAATCCTATAGCTGAGGCTCCTGCTCAAAACGTAGTGCCTTACTATCAGACAGTGCTTGGAAATGAAAGACTTCTCAGTGAATACTCCCATCTAATAGATGGCAAACGTGTAGGTATAGTCACAAATCATACAGGCGTGAACTCAAAGCTAGAAAGAACTGTAGATGTGCTAAGTGCCTATCCAAAGATTAGCCTTACTTCCATCTACTCACCAGAACACGGCTTAGATGGCACTGTAGCCGCTGGCAAGTACGTAGAGTCATATACGGATGCAAAATTAAACCTTCCTGTATATAGCCTCTATGGCAAAACTAGAAAGCCTAGCCCTGAAATGCTTACTAATGTAGATGTCCTAGTATTTGATATGCAAGACATCGGCTCTAGAACCTATACTTATATGTCTACGCTTAATTACTGCATGATAGCAGCTAAAGAAAATAATAAAACCCTTATAGTACTCGACAGGCCTAATCCAGTAGGTGGACTTAATGTAGAAGGCTATGTGCTAGAAGATAAATACAAAACCTTTGTAGGCGTCGATAATATGCCTATGGCTCATGGCATGACTGCCGCAGAGCTAGCTCAGTTTTTCAACAGAAACATAGGCTGCAAGTTAGAAATAGTGCCTATGAAAAATTACACTAGAGCTATGGTATGGCAAGATACTGGGCTTCCGTTTGTACAGACCTCACCAAACATCCCGAATATAGAATCAGCTTTTGCCTACATGGCTACAGGCATAGGAGATGGAACTGGACTCGGTCAAGGCGATAAATTCACCTGGGTAGGTGGCAAGGGCTTTAATAGTCAGACTCTAGCAAACGCTCTAAATGCTTATAAGCTTCCAGGAATAGTATTTGTTCCAGAAGATAAAGGCGACAAAGGCGGAGTAAAGCTACAGGTAACTGATTACCATAGCTTCAATCCAGCAAAAACTGGAGTATATATTCTAGCAACTGCAAACCTTCAAAAGAAACTGACTGTTCCAGTAGAAAAAAATGGAGTTATACCTATGTTTGAAAAAAATATGGGTGGAAGTAGATTTGGACAGGACCTACTAAACAATAGAAGTCCCGACCAGATAGTAAAAAGCTATTCTAACGAAGTTGAAAACTTTAAAAATCTCAGAAAACAATATCTAATTTATAACTAA
- a CDS encoding ATP-binding protein: MKNRDLYLNQLIQFKDKKLIKVITGLRRSGKSTLLSLFKNHLITSGVDRNHIIRMNFESFEFDEITNYKELHEYINKRILDPNKRHYILLDEVQQVSSWERVINSFFVDANVDIFITGSNAYLLSSELSTLLSGRYVEIKMQPLSFKEYLEFLDSDKEMSLQEKFNQYLEYGGLPTIVELLDNPDTIGPFLEGIYNTVLMKDVIERNGVRDAALLESILKFIAANIGSIVSTKKISDYLTSSGRKTTSDTIDNYMKMLENAFIIYKANRYDLKGKMFLKTLEKYYIVDIGIRNKLIGLRNTDYGHVLENIVYLELLRRGYEVTIGKIGSLEVDFVASKPKEKIYYQVSATIMDEKTRERELRPLESISDNYPKYILTMDKTVFNDYSGIRVKNIIDFLLE; this comes from the coding sequence TTGAAAAATAGAGACCTTTATCTTAATCAACTCATTCAGTTCAAGGATAAAAAATTAATTAAGGTAATCACGGGTTTAAGGCGTTCAGGTAAATCAACCCTACTCTCACTTTTTAAAAATCATTTGATTACTAGTGGTGTTGATAGAAACCATATTATCCGGATGAACTTTGAGTCATTTGAGTTTGATGAAATTACCAATTACAAGGAACTACATGAATATATTAATAAGCGCATTCTTGACCCCAATAAACGACATTATATCCTTCTTGATGAAGTCCAGCAGGTATCCTCATGGGAAAGAGTTATTAATTCTTTCTTTGTCGATGCCAATGTTGACATCTTTATAACTGGGTCAAATGCCTATCTTTTGTCTTCTGAACTGTCTACATTGCTATCTGGTAGGTACGTTGAGATTAAAATGCAGCCTTTATCGTTTAAAGAGTATTTAGAGTTCTTAGACTCAGATAAAGAAATGAGTCTTCAAGAGAAATTTAATCAATACCTAGAGTACGGAGGTCTTCCAACTATAGTTGAACTATTAGATAATCCTGATACGATTGGTCCTTTCCTAGAAGGCATATATAATACTGTGCTTATGAAGGATGTTATAGAGCGAAATGGAGTTAGGGATGCAGCCCTTCTTGAAAGCATTTTGAAATTTATTGCTGCTAATATTGGCAGTATCGTCTCCACTAAAAAAATAAGTGACTATCTCACCAGTAGTGGAAGGAAAACAACGAGTGACACGATTGATAATTATATGAAGATGCTTGAAAACGCATTTATTATATACAAGGCAAACAGATATGATCTAAAAGGAAAGATGTTTCTAAAAACCCTAGAAAAGTATTACATCGTAGATATAGGTATCCGCAATAAACTGATTGGCCTACGTAATACAGATTATGGTCATGTTTTAGAAAACATAGTTTATCTAGAACTATTAAGACGGGGCTATGAGGTGACTATTGGAAAAATAGGCTCGTTAGAAGTTGATTTTGTAGCCTCAAAACCAAAAGAAAAAATCTACTATCAAGTTTCAGCTACAATCATGGATGAGAAAACGAGAGAGCGAGAACTTAGACCTCTAGAATCTATTTCAGATAACTATCCAAAATATATTTTGACCATGGACAAAACGGTCTTTAACGACTACTCTGGGATTAGGGTTAAAAATATCATAGACTTTTTGCTCGAGTAG
- the buk gene encoding butyrate kinase gives MKYNILAINPGSTSTKLALYENDKEIFCNTLEHSAEEIEKYDKIQDQFEMRKNLVISSLLEKGYDIKSLSAVVGRGGMVPKVKSGAYKVNETMVDRLKFNPVIEHASNLGALIAYEIANEVNISAYIYDSVRVDELNDVARISGMPEISRTSTSHALNSRAMAMKVAKMNGKKYSDMNFVVAHLGGGISVSVHEKGRMVDILADDEGPFSPERAGRVPCKELIDLCYSGEFDKKTMNKKLRGNGGLKAYLNTVDVREVDEMIERNDEKAKLILEAMAYQVAKGIGDLSTVVEGKVDAIVLTGGIAYSKRITALIKKRVEFIAPVEIMPGENEMESLAMGILRVLKGEEEASEYSE, from the coding sequence ATGAAGTATAATATTTTAGCTATAAACCCTGGTTCAACATCTACAAAGTTAGCTTTGTATGAGAATGATAAAGAAATTTTTTGTAATACTTTGGAGCATTCTGCAGAGGAAATTGAGAAATACGATAAAATACAAGATCAATTTGAAATGAGAAAAAATCTAGTAATTTCTTCTCTCCTTGAGAAAGGATATGACATTAAAAGCTTATCTGCAGTAGTCGGAAGAGGGGGCATGGTTCCGAAAGTGAAATCTGGAGCCTATAAAGTCAATGAAACGATGGTGGATAGACTTAAGTTTAATCCTGTCATAGAACATGCATCGAATTTAGGCGCTTTAATAGCTTATGAAATAGCAAACGAGGTAAATATTTCTGCTTATATATATGATTCTGTCAGGGTGGATGAGCTTAACGATGTGGCAAGAATTTCTGGAATGCCTGAAATTTCTAGAACAAGTACAAGTCATGCTTTGAATTCAAGAGCTATGGCTATGAAAGTAGCTAAAATGAATGGCAAGAAATATTCTGATATGAATTTTGTAGTTGCCCATCTTGGTGGAGGAATATCTGTAAGTGTTCATGAAAAAGGAAGAATGGTGGATATTTTAGCAGATGACGAAGGCCCATTTTCGCCTGAACGTGCAGGAAGAGTGCCCTGTAAAGAGCTAATAGATTTATGTTACTCAGGGGAATTTGATAAAAAAACTATGAACAAAAAATTAAGAGGAAATGGCGGACTTAAAGCTTATCTAAATACAGTTGATGTAAGAGAAGTTGATGAAATGATTGAAAGAAATGATGAAAAAGCAAAGCTTATTTTAGAAGCGATGGCTTATCAAGTTGCAAAAGGTATTGGCGATCTTTCGACAGTTGTTGAAGGTAAAGTCGATGCTATTGTACTTACAGGAGGAATCGCTTATTCTAAGAGAATTACAGCTTTGATTAAAAAAAGAGTAGAGTTTATTGCTCCAGTTGAGATAATGCCAGGAGAAAATGAAATGGAGTCCCTTGCTATGGGAATACTAAGGGTGCTAAAAGGAGAAGAAGAAGCATCTGAATATAGCGAGTAG
- a CDS encoding ABC transporter permease, which translates to MTLYKKLFRDLMEHKGANIAAIVVIAIGLMMYAAFAMVMQTLELSIDKFYSDSKFPDGFVTVLTMPKSKIADIKDIEGIDQAEGRLREDIRIADNFGTFSTETKYLRLVSSNKSVGTYIIEEGKSPRAGYMETVVDPMFADANDLKVGDKIPVIAYGKNVDLTISAIGRSAENVYALRNSSEIYPDPIIFGVGFMDITSLEKLTGKGHYTNVVFTIKDDADFDYIKRTIERELRPYGFISIVEKKDQESNLLLTNEMKQLEVSSTMLPLVFLSVSSMILYIMIKRIVEQQRGQIGILKAFGYSSLSIRMHYTSYCIVIGLLGGIIGGLFGLIFYQPLMSLYMMFFNMPILEGQILVSYLFRSIAISVVFAIFAGYRGSTQALLLSPSEAMREKEPVLGSRSLFEKIPLLYKALTTKGKMALRNISRNPARSFFVFVGIAFTFTLSVIPWTFMGQVDSMLFERYDDVEKYDVKVALSDLNALESVETELTRHKEVYRAEGMLEIPVFFTNEHIKEPVSVIGLKENSNLYTVIDDDKNPVNIYKGGVVLSERLADKLRVKTGDYLTMESPYMRDKDKKESVRVISTVKQNVGINGYMDIEYLSAVLGYSPAANSVLLRAKPNTAAVLKDIYEESPKITGINDTNEMIEKLKKFMGSFMGSMYYVALIAIVMGVAIIYNSYVIILSERKRELSSLMVLGMSEKEVLSIVTFEQWFIAIFAMLFGIPLSQSAVTAMGKSASTDMFSLAVKLDLNSLIIAFVVTIIAIVLAQVMASRKIKHLNIVDALKSNE; encoded by the coding sequence ATGACTCTATACAAAAAGCTATTTAGGGATTTGATGGAGCATAAGGGTGCTAATATAGCGGCTATAGTGGTAATAGCTATAGGTCTGATGATGTACGCTGCTTTTGCTATGGTAATGCAGACTCTAGAGCTTTCTATAGATAAATTTTACTCAGATAGCAAGTTTCCTGATGGATTTGTGACTGTGCTTACTATGCCAAAATCCAAGATAGCTGATATCAAGGATATAGAAGGAATAGACCAGGCTGAAGGAAGGCTAAGAGAGGATATAAGGATAGCTGATAATTTTGGGACGTTTTCGACTGAAACCAAGTACTTAAGGCTAGTGAGCTCAAATAAATCTGTAGGCACCTATATAATAGAAGAAGGAAAATCTCCTAGAGCAGGCTATATGGAAACTGTAGTTGACCCTATGTTTGCAGATGCAAATGATTTGAAGGTAGGAGACAAGATTCCAGTTATCGCCTATGGAAAAAATGTAGACTTGACTATCAGTGCGATAGGAAGAAGCGCAGAAAATGTCTATGCACTTAGGAATTCATCAGAAATTTATCCAGACCCTATTATATTTGGGGTAGGATTTATGGATATTACATCTTTAGAAAAATTAACAGGAAAAGGGCACTATACTAATGTAGTGTTTACTATAAAGGACGATGCAGATTTTGACTATATAAAAAGAACGATAGAAAGAGAGCTAAGACCTTATGGATTTATATCTATAGTAGAAAAGAAGGATCAAGAAAGCAATCTGCTTCTTACAAATGAAATGAAACAGCTTGAGGTCTCATCAACTATGCTTCCTCTAGTATTTCTAAGTGTTTCCTCTATGATTTTGTATATCATGATAAAAAGGATAGTTGAGCAGCAAAGAGGACAGATAGGAATATTAAAGGCCTTTGGATATTCTTCACTTAGCATTAGGATGCACTACACTAGCTACTGCATAGTGATAGGACTACTTGGAGGTATAATTGGAGGACTGTTTGGCCTAATATTTTATCAGCCACTTATGTCTCTTTACATGATGTTTTTTAATATGCCTATCCTAGAGGGACAGATATTAGTTTCTTATTTGTTTAGAAGTATAGCCATTTCAGTAGTATTTGCTATATTTGCTGGTTATAGAGGAAGTACTCAGGCTCTGCTTCTATCTCCTAGTGAGGCTATGAGAGAGAAAGAGCCTGTGCTTGGAAGTCGCTCGCTATTTGAAAAAATACCTCTATTATATAAGGCTTTGACGACAAAAGGCAAAATGGCTCTTAGAAATATATCTAGAAATCCAGCAAGAAGCTTTTTTGTATTTGTTGGGATAGCTTTTACTTTTACGCTTTCAGTTATTCCGTGGACCTTTATGGGGCAAGTCGATTCCATGCTTTTTGAGCGTTATGACGATGTGGAAAAATACGATGTAAAGGTAGCTTTGTCTGATTTAAATGCTTTGGAGAGCGTAGAAACAGAACTTACTAGACATAAAGAAGTTTACAGGGCAGAAGGAATGCTCGAGATTCCAGTTTTTTTTACAAATGAGCATATCAAAGAACCTGTATCAGTTATAGGACTAAAAGAAAATAGCAATTTATATACAGTTATAGATGACGATAAAAATCCAGTAAATATATATAAAGGTGGAGTAGTCCTATCAGAACGACTAGCAGACAAGCTAAGAGTAAAAACAGGAGACTATCTCACCATGGAAAGCCCTTACATGAGAGACAAGGATAAGAAGGAAAGCGTGAGGGTAATATCTACTGTAAAGCAAAATGTAGGAATAAACGGCTATATGGATATTGAGTATCTATCCGCGGTTTTAGGCTACTCACCTGCGGCAAATTCAGTTTTATTAAGAGCAAAGCCAAATACAGCGGCTGTGCTAAAAGATATTTATGAAGAGAGCCCTAAAATTACAGGCATAAATGACACGAACGAAATGATTGAAAAGCTGAAGAAATTTATGGGAAGCTTTATGGGCAGTATGTATTATGTAGCTCTTATAGCTATAGTTATGGGAGTGGCTATAATTTACAATTCCTATGTAATAATACTATCGGAGAGAAAACGAGAGCTTTCTTCACTTATGGTGCTAGGTATGAGTGAAAAGGAAGTGCTTTCTATAGTTACTTTTGAGCAGTGGTTCATAGCTATATTTGCGATGCTGTTTGGAATACCATTATCACAAAGTGCTGTAACTGCCATGGGAAAATCAGCTAGTACGGATATGTTTTCTCTAGCTGTGAAGCTGGACCTAAACTCTTTAATTATAGCATTTGTAGTAACTATTATTGCCATAGTACTGGCTCAGGTCATGGCATCTAGAAAAATTAAGCATTTGAATATAGTAGATGCTCTAAAATCCAATGAATAA
- a CDS encoding TspO/MBR family protein — protein MQHYSREKKGLKILNLLFYLLMIGANALANTNIFGQATTEEISAKYSNLFTPAGITFAIWGVIYIMLGYFVLYQLGKNGYGARKEATEKIGLWFIVSCILNGLWLFFWAFDMIGLSMIAMIALLIVLYLIYFRVYTVEAYLYNDEKKGFLLPFSLYTGWISVATIANFAAFVKYMNWNLFNLPEALWVSIGIAVAVLVNLFFITMRKDKAFGFVGIWALAGIVYARYLDGNLMPVGYVAGVAIFVLLAVIINSHGRKSHSN, from the coding sequence ATGCAGCACTATTCCAGAGAGAAAAAAGGTCTAAAAATCCTTAATTTATTATTTTATTTATTGATGATAGGAGCCAATGCCTTAGCAAACACAAATATATTCGGTCAAGCTACTACTGAAGAAATATCAGCAAAATACAGCAATCTATTTACTCCAGCAGGCATAACCTTTGCCATTTGGGGCGTTATATATATTATGCTAGGCTATTTTGTGCTTTACCAGCTAGGGAAAAACGGATATGGAGCTAGAAAAGAAGCAACTGAAAAAATAGGTCTCTGGTTTATAGTATCTTGTATATTGAACGGACTTTGGTTGTTTTTCTGGGCTTTTGATATGATAGGACTAAGCATGATAGCTATGATAGCGTTGCTTATAGTGCTTTATCTCATCTACTTTAGAGTATATACAGTAGAAGCCTATCTTTACAACGATGAGAAAAAAGGATTTTTACTTCCGTTTTCTCTATATACAGGGTGGATTTCAGTTGCAACAATAGCAAACTTTGCTGCCTTTGTTAAGTATATGAACTGGAACCTGTTTAATCTTCCTGAGGCTCTATGGGTATCTATAGGAATAGCAGTGGCTGTGCTTGTAAATCTCTTCTTCATAACTATGAGAAAAGATAAGGCGTTTGGATTTGTGGGAATCTGGGCACTAGCAGGAATAGTATATGCCAGATATCTGGATGGAAATCTCATGCCAGTAGGGTATGTGGCAGGAGTGGCAATATTTGTACTGCTTGCTGTAATAATAAATAGCCATGGAAGAAAGTCACATTCAAACTAG
- a CDS encoding efflux RND transporter periplasmic adaptor subunit: MKKSIKFILIGIIAVLAIGYTVYSMTKPLEVKATKVEKADLISDFKEDAIVVSEDSYTISPPYDAKLTFIVEQGANVKSGELIASMDDVDLKNQKSQLSAQLKSVGGQQAMSKSPVYDSQVESLNIAIAMGKDQIARLETSYERAKALYDSGAIPKVEFEAAENALHDAKNQVKLKESELALIYESAAEKPGTSTYYSGQKEALQAQIRTIDEKLAKTKIYAPASGVITKSNAKSGAFVSTMTPIIELSSATQTVARANVLVQDAAALKLGQNVTVTQKIRNEEKHYPGTIVKISDYANTMQSPLGLEEQRVEVDVAFQSEEKLFLGYDLSLTIETMRKNSVIALPKTTVFEIDDKKYVWKIDGQTLKKQEVETGYESDFDYEITQSLSEGDLIILDPNDAQLEEGKKVKY, from the coding sequence ATGAAAAAATCCATTAAATTTATACTAATAGGCATAATAGCAGTGCTAGCTATAGGTTATACAGTTTACTCAATGACAAAGCCATTAGAAGTGAAAGCCACTAAAGTTGAAAAGGCTGATTTAATCAGTGATTTCAAAGAGGATGCTATAGTAGTATCTGAGGACAGCTATACTATAAGCCCGCCATATGATGCAAAGCTCACCTTCATAGTAGAGCAAGGCGCGAATGTGAAGTCAGGAGAGCTTATTGCGAGTATGGATGATGTTGATTTAAAAAATCAGAAAAGTCAGCTCAGCGCTCAGCTAAAATCCGTAGGTGGTCAGCAGGCAATGTCAAAATCTCCAGTCTATGATTCTCAAGTTGAGAGTCTAAATATAGCTATAGCAATGGGAAAAGACCAAATAGCAAGGCTAGAGACGAGCTATGAAAGAGCAAAGGCGCTTTATGACAGTGGAGCTATACCTAAGGTGGAGTTTGAAGCTGCTGAAAATGCTCTTCACGATGCAAAAAATCAAGTGAAGCTAAAAGAAAGCGAGCTAGCCCTCATATATGAATCAGCGGCAGAAAAGCCAGGAACAAGCACTTACTATTCAGGCCAAAAAGAAGCTCTACAGGCTCAGATACGCACAATCGATGAAAAGCTAGCTAAAACAAAAATCTATGCACCTGCTAGTGGAGTAATTACAAAATCAAATGCAAAATCAGGAGCCTTTGTATCCACTATGACTCCTATAATCGAGCTTTCCTCAGCAACACAAACTGTTGCTAGGGCAAATGTTTTAGTTCAAGATGCAGCTGCTCTAAAACTAGGGCAAAATGTCACAGTGACTCAAAAAATTAGAAATGAAGAAAAGCATTATCCTGGAACTATAGTAAAAATAAGCGACTATGCAAATACAATGCAGTCTCCACTTGGACTTGAGGAGCAAAGGGTAGAGGTAGATGTGGCTTTTCAAAGTGAGGAGAAGCTGTTTTTAGGATATGATTTGAGCCTAACTATAGAGACTATGAGAAAAAATTCTGTCATAGCCCTTCCGAAAACGACTGTTTTTGAAATAGATGACAAGAAATACGTATGGAAAATAGATGGGCAAACCCTAAAAAAACAAGAGGTAGAAACTGGCTATGAATCTGATTTTGACTACGAAATAACTCAGAGCTTAAGTGAGGGCGACCTTATAATACTAGATCCTAATGATGCTCAGCTAGAGGAAGGAAAGAAAGTGAAATACTAA
- a CDS encoding ABC transporter ATP-binding protein → MNTLIKGVNVSKIYKMGEVDIRALSEIDFEIYDCEFLVLLGPSGSGKSTLLNIVGGMDSLTSGELYYKGKPIHNGGKKLLTEYRRDAVGFVFQFYNLMPNLTALENVDLAREISSSPLDSKDMLEKVGLLDRKDHFPSQLSGGQQQRVAIARALAKNPEILLCDEPTGALDSVSSREVIRILKEFSRSFEKTVIVITHNASIAQTADRVMYIKDGKIEKVEVNKNPIPVEEIVL, encoded by the coding sequence ATGAATACGCTTATCAAGGGTGTAAATGTCTCTAAGATTTATAAAATGGGAGAAGTGGATATAAGGGCGCTGTCAGAAATTGATTTTGAAATTTATGACTGTGAATTTCTCGTTCTGCTTGGACCATCTGGTTCAGGAAAAAGTACATTACTGAATATCGTAGGAGGAATGGACTCTCTTACTTCAGGGGAGTTGTATTATAAAGGCAAGCCTATTCACAACGGGGGAAAGAAGCTTCTTACTGAGTATAGAAGAGATGCAGTTGGATTTGTATTTCAGTTCTATAACCTCATGCCAAATTTAACTGCGCTTGAGAATGTGGATCTTGCAAGAGAGATTTCCTCAAGTCCGCTAGATTCAAAGGATATGCTTGAAAAAGTAGGGCTACTGGATAGAAAAGACCATTTTCCATCTCAGCTATCAGGTGGCCAGCAGCAAAGAGTTGCTATAGCGAGGGCACTTGCAAAGAATCCTGAAATCCTGCTTTGTGATGAGCCTACAGGAGCTCTTGATTCAGTTTCTAGCAGAGAAGTCATTCGCATACTTAAGGAATTTTCCAGAAGCTTTGAAAAAACAGTTATAGTTATCACTCACAATGCATCCATAGCTCAGACAGCTGATAGGGTTATGTATATAAAGGATGGAAAGATTGAAAAGGTAGAGGTAAATAAAAATCCTATACCTGTAGAGGAGATAGTGCTATGA
- a CDS encoding indolepyruvate oxidoreductase subunit beta, with the protein MVKSILLVGVGGQGTILASKLLTTGLMEAGYDVKMSEIHGMSQREGSVSSQVRYGDEIQSPVIEIGGADILVSFEKMEALRWFKYLKPNGKVIVNDYEIDSMPILSGKEEYSQGIIDEISSRASTIVIDAQKYALQLGNSKVMNVILLGSIIKAMELEAINWEKIVRDNVKPQFVEVNLKAIEVGMNLL; encoded by the coding sequence ATGGTAAAGAGCATTTTGTTGGTAGGAGTAGGTGGCCAAGGCACAATTCTTGCGAGTAAATTACTGACTACTGGACTTATGGAAGCAGGCTATGATGTGAAAATGAGCGAAATTCATGGTATGTCACAAAGGGAAGGCTCTGTATCCTCTCAGGTTAGATATGGAGATGAGATTCAGTCACCAGTGATAGAAATTGGAGGAGCAGATATACTTGTGTCATTTGAAAAAATGGAAGCCTTGAGATGGTTTAAATATTTAAAACCAAATGGAAAAGTAATTGTAAATGATTATGAAATTGACTCTATGCCTATTCTTTCAGGAAAAGAAGAGTATTCTCAAGGAATAATAGATGAAATTTCAAGTAGAGCTTCGACTATAGTTATAGATGCTCAAAAATATGCTCTGCAACTTGGAAATTCAAAGGTAATGAATGTAATTTTGCTTGGAAGCATAATTAAAGCTATGGAGCTTGAAGCTATAAATTGGGAAAAGATAGTTAGAGATAATGTGAAGCCTCAATTTGTAGAAGTAAATTTAAAAGCAATTGAAGTAGGAATGAATTTATTATAA
- a CDS encoding lytic transglycosylase domain-containing protein, translating into MRKLIVVFAFILALLGSNLTYAEVQDDSIKSDDALKTFMSSKNSKLSDQALNNLMKSINKASANYNVDKELIVAVMWQESNFNPSLTYNRCIGAMQIHVNTGKAYGYTSEDLYNSDINIDFGTRYLSGHIQSYGGDVLKALSAYNQGTTRVNKGNYSTKYQSQVSAKMETIKTYVATYVASH; encoded by the coding sequence ATGAGAAAGCTTATCGTAGTTTTCGCTTTCATCCTAGCATTGTTAGGTTCAAATCTTACATATGCAGAAGTACAGGATGATAGCATCAAAAGTGACGACGCCCTAAAAACTTTCATGTCGAGCAAAAATTCTAAGCTTAGCGATCAGGCATTAAACAATCTTATGAAATCGATAAACAAGGCAAGTGCTAATTACAACGTAGATAAAGAGCTAATTGTCGCAGTAATGTGGCAAGAAAGTAATTTCAACCCAAGCCTTACTTACAACAGATGTATCGGCGCAATGCAAATCCATGTCAACACAGGAAAAGCATACGGCTATACTAGCGAAGACTTATACAACTCAGATATAAATATCGATTTTGGTACGCGTTATCTTAGCGGACATATTCAGTCATATGGTGGAGATGTGCTTAAAGCACTTAGCGCATACAACCAAGGTACAACTAGAGTAAACAAAGGAAACTACTCTACGAAATACCAAAGCCAAGTATCTGCAAAAATGGAAACCATAAAAACTTATGTTGCAACTTATGTAGCAAGTCACTAA